The genomic stretch GCTATACCCTTCATGGTGAGGATAACAGTGTCTTCAAGTCCAGGTGCATACTCGCTCTTTGGATTCAGCTTAACTAGCTCAGCCGCTGGTTTACTAGACTCCATGTAGTCTTTAGACAAGTGTGGTCGTACTTTCACGTGGAAGCTCGGGTCACGTATCTGCTTCAGCGTGTAGGCTTGGCACACGTTCAATGTCGTGATGTATGGGTCACGTAGCTGCAGCCTTTGCCTCAAGTATGGATCACCTTCAAGAATGTCCTTGTGACCCGCCACCTAGTCAAGGAAAGAACCAAACTCATAAAACCGAACCAAGAACATGTCTGGACATCTAAGTTCATACCTGGAGGAGGAGGCGTCTGGTCTCTTGATAGTTAACTCGAAGCTGTTCACCAAAGGGTTGAAGCTCCTCAGAGACAAGGAGACGGTCGTAAAGAGCAGCGATTCCAGGGTCTCCTTTGGCGAAAACCATTTCGACTAGATCGATTGTGACACGGAAGAAAGGCCACTGGTTGTACATCTCTTTGAGCATGTTGAGATTCTTAGCGTCTTTCTGGATCACACGTTTGAATGCAGATCCAAAGCCTAGCCAAACTGGCAAATGAA from Brassica oleracea var. oleracea cultivar TO1000 unplaced genomic scaffold, BOL UnpScaffold05668, whole genome shotgun sequence encodes the following:
- the LOC106322061 gene encoding phosphoenolpyruvate carboxylase 2-like, producing the protein ATPELEYGRMNIGSRPSKRKPSGGIESLRAIPWIFAWTQTRFHLPVWLGFGSAFKRVIQKDAKNLNMLKEMYNQWPFFRVTIDLVEMVFAKGDPGIAALYDRLLVSEELQPFGEQLRVNYQETRRLLLQVAGHKDILEGDPYLRQRLQLRDPYITTLNVCQAYTLKQIRDPSFHVKVRPHLSKDYMESSKPAAELVKLNPKSEYAPGLEDTVILTMK